Sequence from the Cydia fagiglandana chromosome 8, ilCydFagi1.1, whole genome shotgun sequence genome:
tcattctatgaaacttgctaactatgtaaacaaacagccATATTGAAagttactagtgacttttgtttacatagcacgttccatagaatgacactttataatataatatagctTAAGAAAACTTTCTCGTTTTGagtatattttaaatatgttattcatcattcgcttgcccttatctCATTCATTTTGGGTCGCCGTAGCATGTATTtttccatacctctctctcgcccgtcatctcaatCAGGATATGCCCTTGCAAATATAGTCTTGTTTCCGTGTGATTTCGAGGACATAAGCCCTTGATTTAAATGTGTAAAAatacaatataaaaactacaatgTTGCGTTACGCCTCTCTaaaatattaagttacattaaggacaaataagtaagtattaaaaaaGAAGATCCTTGTAACCTATTTCATAATTTGGAAAGTTAGTATTTTTAACCTTGTAAGATAtgatatgtatacctacatacgAGTTTATTACCGAAAACGTATATTGTTCCAGTTTTCTCCACGACGTGACAGAGCGCAACAAGCTGGTGCGGCTGGGCGGGGACGGCAGCATCACCTACGGCATGCGCTTCACCGCCACGCTGGCCTGCATGATGGACCTGCACTACTACCCGCTCGACTCGCAGAACTGCACCGTCGAGATTGAAAGCTGTGTGACTCTTACACTAGTAACACGTGGCCGCTCACGCTTCGTGCCTGATACACATCATTTACCGCATTGTTTTTAGATAGCCCTTACGCAAAACGCAAGTTTCTGTGTGCGAGGCTTTTCTTTCGCAAGGACGCTATCGATCGTTGTCTCGGACTTGTagtcatcttcctcgcgttatcccggcttttgctacggctcatggcaagctggggtccgcttgatacGCCTCCTGCTATTTTTCAAATGTAAAAAATGCCATATTGGTTCATAATGTGCATTGTCATTGCTTTCGTATGACACATACAGTTGTTTGTTTTCTTTCAAGATTGTGTTCAAACCTTGTTGTCATTCAAGGCAATAAGTATTATAGCGCGTTTTGTTGGCCAAACTATAGTAGGTAGTACAAAATTTCAAAGAATATAGTGCTAACGAATCAGTACCAGCcgcttaaaaaaaataaaaaaaaatctagccAAAACGTTAAAGCTAACGAAAACGTGTTAGACTTTTACTAAACAGACTTTGACGATTTTCCCGATTGGCCAATTAGCCTTGCATGGCTTGATTTGGTGCTACGTTAGCAAATGTGCCATACACACTACTCGTATTCTGGCCATGTTATCGCACTTTATTTCGCGCGTCAACCTcatttttgaattttagttAGCAACACTATCAAGCTTTAATTTTGCCTAATTTATTTATGCCATTTCATGagtttttttaaacataaacaCCGTACAGCACGTTACCTACTTAtcgaatattattaaaaaaaaaaattcctgAATAGGAAACTAATGACTTGAAGCATTTTCTAAATTAGGCTAAATTAGTATTTTTGGGTAATGAAGGAAAGTTTGCAGTAAGCAGATGGAGTTGTCATGTCGTAAGGTGATCttttaatattaagtatttactcaatacttaatacaaatgtacagtcagcgtcatacagtaggtagcatccaaagtattcaaatagttcggtacgtcATACAAAATATATGGTGTAGGTACCGAACTATTccaataggtactttggatgctacctataATATGACGCTGCCTGCACCTACCTaccaattattttaaattaaaacggtGGCCCGAGAGTCGCCCCAGATACTTGACATATTGGGTCATCTTGTGACAGCGTACATGATAACAGCATGCTAACATACCGTTCACGCTACAGATGGGTACACGGTGTCGGACGTGGTGATGTATTGGAAGGAGACGCCGGTACGCGGCGTGGAGGACGCCGAGCTGCCTCAGTTCACGATACTGGGACATGAAACTAATGATAGAATCGTAAGTTATAAAGTTATTACAGTTGGTCAAGCacatcttgtcagtagaaaaaggcgcgaaattaatattttctatgggacgataacccttcgcgcctacatttttaaaatttgccgcctttttctactgacatgattggcttgaccaactatatttaaGCGATCTcgttttattaaaaaccttacaCAGTTGGATTGGCCCAGATCTataccaaaaaatatttttctcaaacatgcaatgaagtattgatgttatgttccatataataggctgcgaagttatgtcgtttcaggtgcggctaggacaagaggtcgttaatggaatttcatacaaatcatgcaggcctaggccggcaaagtcctcttttttaatttccatttcacagttaaagatggtcaagcaaatcttgtcagtagaaaaaggcgcgaaattaaaattttctatgagacgatatcccttagcgcctacatttttcaaatttgccgcctttttctactgacaagatctgcttgaccaagtttattTGTGACACaacatcgtggcattcatccattaaaaaaaactagaggcagtatttgctttatggttcgtaatgacactctgcaactacgcctataaaaaaaaactaaaaacaatgtttgctataatttgcagttttatttgtataaaatcaacatgaacataataaataatacattattaaccaaattctataattagAAATTTAAGtacacgaataaaaacatttaaaatatttcatctaaacgttagcggtaaaaaggtctactcaaacacgcgtagttattttttaaaattgttatggaggcaaagttgaaaaattttcactctgtgtttctgttttattggatttatggtgcgttgctgatttttttactttaatataagttccgacgaaataatgaaattaatattaattgtaatcgtaggagtttgaattggcagcgtaagcagaattgattttaaataacttgctgcctctgccgccaagtcaaagacgaagtatgatgtatatggttgcttatggcaattttattatttgagaaactgaaaaaaatggctgacagtttattagaaacagttttgtggcatttttaaagaaattaaagtAACTGCAAAATCAAAATcgtatttactccatgcataaagcaacgatgtatgtgaaacatgatatcaacatgaaagactatgtaaacttatgtgacgaaaacgacaatcagacggatacaaggcgaaaaaatcaaagatacatgaaaatatacgggtagtaaaaatacgcgactcgtgtaaaacatacgcgtgataaagatataggtacgtgttagttatatttagggtgtagtttacttttagttttttctataaataaaacggGTTTtgtggatttttttatttatttatttcattgcatgtttgagaaaagcactatacatacctcggcgggaattGGGGTTGctcgcgctcagacctatccgtctatatgtcttcggccggcaacccctttcgtcccggcctctgtagtaatgtactattaattgaAAATTATGTTATTCGATTTGAAATCTTAAAAAACGATCAGTGGTCCTGTCagcaatttatttatattaacgcATTGACGGCCAGTGCCAGCAACCCGCCAGGCGGGCGCTTAGTCCGTAGTCGTTTTACGCGCTACCTACGCTTGTAGCGCGTAGCACTCGCCGGTACTGAATATGTTTAAcacactgcccgattcgaactttaagatacgtcaattaatagatctagagacgatattaattagatgtgtcagtgtcaaaagtgacgcttTTGTTTATAGAAACgccacatttgacactgacatatctaatgtGTATCGTTTCTcggtctattaattgacgtatcttaaagttcgaatcgggccgacatTCTCCGCTACGATACGTCGCGGAGAATGTTGAGCGCTAGGTCGTAGCCGATATATCATAGAGGCAAAACGACAGCAAAATAATGGAATATCTACAATTCTTCTAGACAAAACATATCTATATGGAAGTGTGTACTAAATGAAGATTACTTCGCTCACCAGCGATTGTTCCCTGAAATTCAATTTTACAGGAGAAGTTAGCAACGGGCGTTTACCAGCGGCTATCGCTGAGTTTCAAACTGCGCAGAAACATCGGGTACTTCGTGTTCCAAACTTACTTGCCGTGCATTCTCATTGTGATGCTCTCGTGGGTGTCGTTCTGGATTAATCACGAGGCCACGTCGGCGAGAGTTGCGTTAGGTGAGCGATTTGTTGCAGTTTCTGAACTAAAACTTACGCTATAACACGATACAGTTGTTGCTGTCTCTTTTCCAATCGGCATTATGACagttaagcttagaataaatttaaaagtggaaaaattactgtattgagtgagacttgaactcacggcctctggataaTACTTCAGCGCTAACCAGAGTTCATAacatttctgcttgttaaaaataaaaattatgacaGTTGTTACAAAGAAGATCATGCTAACCGTGTAGCAGCTAGTCTGTAGAGACATTGAAGTcaacataaatgtaaaaccttatTAGTAAAggtttttaagtatttaaacaaTTGTAAGGAATCGCGTACCataaaatcaggtaactttagtccacaacTTACAACTATGGACCAAGAAGTTccagtaaaatatgtataaatattattcaaattttaatgagtatctatagaccgaccgcttaaatgagtcctcgcctgcgcggtacgggggcgacggggtaggacgactaagggcggcggggaaggtgcgggcgccgtaccgcgcaggcgaggacttatttaagcggtcggtctattaTCTAATATATCTAAGCAACACAATAAATGTAACGAGTACAAATCAAAAAGCTCGTTGATAATCAgcgttaaccttttcgacgccgtgtcaaacacaaaacctgtcgctcggacgccacgtcaccgaggtgtcaaaactgaaattgaactttatgcattagcacgtaggtctatgttgctatgtggtctgtgaccgattaatccgtctttggcgttggatatatcggtcattggagtccaaaaggttaatgacTGGACCATAATtgtattacctacctataggactatagttacctgattttacggtacctatttTAAGCTTCAACTTAATCAAGTTTTCTACCTCCAGGTATAACAACGGTACTGACGATGACCACGATAAGCACGGGAGTACGCTCCAGCCTCCCGCGCATCTCCTACGTGAAGGCCATCGACATATACCTGGTCATGTGCTTCGTGTTCGTGTTCGCCGCGCTGCTCGAGTATGCGGCCGTGAACTACACCTACTGGGGCGCCAGAGCGAGGAAAAGGGCCAAGTTAAAGAAAGGGGAGATGTCAACAAGCACTAGTGTCGAGAAAGACTTGAAATGTTCCGGTGGTAAGATATTTGGTGTCATTACAGTTCTtagtaaacattatttttgtgatttaCTATttctctaatggctcctctacacgttggccaaACGCTCCGCTAACGCTTGGCCCATGAGTTGGCCGTGCCTTGGTCGAAACGCTACTACACGTGGCCACGTAttcgtcatttttaatttaaaaaaacacaaaaagcatGAACGTCCATCCTCGACCGCGTCCGAGCACGCACTGCCGAttgggccacgtgtagatgcgtacGTCAATCGCTTGGCCAATCCCTTTGATGTGCGGCCGAAAAACCGACTCCGCGGCCAACTCATCGCCATCCCGCGCGCCAAAAGCGAACCGACACCAATACCCCCTCTACACGTTGTCCCAACATATTGGACCAATAGGTtgggccaacgtgtagaggagccataatagacACTAAACATATCTGACCAAGTTACAGAGGTCACGTGAATGttaacatttatattttactagacgggcccgcagctccgctcgcgtaaatgaaataaagagtttgtcttatgtttagttaaataccgatattattatgtattgaattgaaccctgccagggtttataactgtgatagggacttcttatttgtaaccgatatttggataacttacttcgcaaatttctcaaaaacttatgtgatttgataaaatgcaagattgtattttttcatctacgtaggtatttatttaaaacttgtttcaacataaaattatgggGTTGCATTTGAATTACGCATTATAGGGAGGGGGGAGGGAGTAGGACCCCCCCCCCGAACCCATCCCCAAAGTTAGGAAATCAATAGTTAccacgaaaatatttttatttatttattgaggtTATGTTCAATAATACAACCAAAGCATACGAAAGGGTAAccaattttgaattttgtatacatatttttgagcactaTGTCTGTATACATGTTTTTGACCACTGTATTTCGTTTTTGACAGCGAGTCAGGTGTGTTGTGAACGCAACTTCAAACACGCATAAAAAAACTACGCGTCTCCTAGACACGAATTGGGTGTCATTTGAAAGGGGTGACCAACCCCTATAAAATGCCACCCTTCCCCCCGCCTCTCCCTATAATGCGTGATTCAAATGCTAacccaaaattattatttatttttataagcccaATTGCAAACACGTTCATTAGAATAATTTCCGCCTTAAGACGAATATGTAcgaccaccgcccataaatcgcattttcatacaaatgtaaatagtccccatttccctgtctggatattgacattacttACGTTACGACGGCTACGGTGACGCAACGACCGAAAATGAGTCCTGGCTTCCGACACCAAATCACACCATGTTTCCCGGTCTTGCGATATctctcgccagtcgccatgGCCAAGGTTGATCAGATCTTGAGCAACCCTTGAGCTCCAAAATATCTGAGCATGCACTTTAACTACATTATAATTTacattgttcagatatttgtgaacacctcaCCCGTTCCGATATGtctgatggtgactgttcaGCAAGAAGAAAAAATCCTACCTGGTCGAGTCGCATCGTATTACGCGAGAAAACAGTTCCCGAATTGGTTATATCTGTAAAGTCATTAAAGTATAATTATCATACACACATTATTACGGGCACCATCCCTTAAACTGATGGGTTCTCTGGCCCATCTCGGAAGCCGTGAAAGtcaatctgaataatataactcaaaaagaaatttaaaacaataaaatacaaattattaacacGATAATCATacgataatattaatttgattataAATGGCATAAGGCACTCGTATGGGCTATGGACTAAGGTTGAGGTtggcagcactttttattttacttcgtgtaaaaaaactcagaaatacctgtataccaacatgacaaacataatttaggttactttaacttacggatAATTTGGTCTAGGCTGTAGCACCACCAAACGAAAacaaccgagagttgccgaaaATGGGCGAATATCGTAAAATCAAgattgttatgaaaatttcttttacttattgtaaattaaatacgcatagaaagcgatagtttttatgttctagttttattcctatatgtagataatagatttaaacagttttttcttatcatacgtgcgttgTATTCGAGatacgtgtcaaaaacttttttagaaatttgtaaggcgccatctctcttcgctcgttttttatcccgttctggtttttcaattttatatattttatttatctagACATCTAGAGTTAGAATCTTTAGTTTACGAGTGATTTGCAAAAAATTTttacatagttaagcacctgtaattagtcctaagttaattgattccattgtgttaccagttaccacagttaagccatttctatttaagttagatgcatgaaagtgttAGCGTATATATGCTATAGacttaagtaatataaataccatacctacaatacaatttacatacctagttaattttcgaaacacaaatgaatcaattaagttaagactaatcacagcttcttaattacatatgtacctaattttttttgtaattcacTCTTATCAAGCactaaattgaatataaaataacagttaaaataattcaaacacGTTAAATCCAGGCTCCCGCACTCCGGAAGAGATCATAGCGCTCCGGGAGTGCACGAGCTCCGCGGGGCGCGTGTCCCCGCTGTTCGGGCTGCGGTCCAAGCCGCTGCCGGCCGCGGCGGGCGCGCCGCCCTCGCTGCGCCTCCAGCGGGACCACACGCATCTGCGATACCGCACCAGACCGCACTCTAGGaattcaaaaagtttgtaaATAAGTATACTATAGGTTCGTGCGTACATCCAAGGCACATAAATACGAAAAGGAAAGAACATACATCATACATAGATTATAGATACCGAAATCATGTTTTATATATTACCTATTTCAAGAGAATACGTTTTGTTATAGTTTGTATTTCAttagattttattataataaaattagagAGTGAGAGCAGTACCTATACCTGTTGACACAGGTAATAATTTACTCAAAAAGAGGTACtaaatactataataataatttactcttgtgcataagacgcgagttggcacagtggctggtaacagccactgggtagaaagcggcgaacacctctcgacacccctgagtcgctcacaccgatgttgcccctggtcgtcttcgcgacggcagtttcaggggcccatctagtcagcggcaagtcaccgcctgcctcgatgacggtgttaacattgttatggcaggtgtccggatctcttttacaatagcccagtctcattgtccacccaaacatcaatccatagaccggtatacttttcactttttctacaatagtcccaatgcctgctgagaccggttcatgggtgtctattgttgcgcctgtaaacgggttccagcaggtgttctacatgacattaaagctctccaaggggcctctacgtgttggatctatatccccacgcaagcctatcaaaagaccgggatttataggcccgtgaaatccaaaaggagaCACAAAATTTACTCTTGATAGAATGaataattttgattttgatttgatttgatactGCTGCCCTCATAAGTCATTTGGCCACTTCACTTCTAGTTAAATACTATAAAGGCGGATTTTAAAATGTCCAAATGATCGTGTCCCAATAGTTTGGTGATGTTGGTAACGATATAATTGAGTCAttctatgtaatcaatgtatgggaaaatgaaacaaattaatatagttttcaaacctgtgtgacgtgatacatctaggtgtactgtttaaaattcaccactctcccccccctccacctgacgctcgaccccccccccccccaccttgaaatgtgtccccgttggtagttttttggcattctcacgaaaactataatagatatcaaaaaagtgtcaaggacagaattaatcctcattaaatttagaacaaaaatggtcttatgtgttttattataagttggacggtattcaagctataagtacttgtataaccttaaaataacaaaataaccatactagtatgacgaaatgcagaatatcttcaaaacggctagaccgattttaataaaatatacctaaaaaatcaccgcagtgaagccagctatcaaacaaaagaaactacatcaaaatcggttcatccgtttcggcgttacgaagtcacaggtaaacacagaaatacaaatttttttcaactgcacccaataattttgtaaaccgattaattttgatcaattattttaatgggatcatgtcccttgaagttttagctttacgaaaagttaaaaaacatggaaaacggcccagtatttttcaaattatcggcattttcccgatttgtgagtggtttcgtgttatcacgcgcacgagttgcccttgacccctataaaacggggggtaggggaggggttgttatcagtcacttatcagaagttgaccggtacacatatccgcatattttcccgtaaagaagacctgtgaaaaatggaaaccactgaagctgaagtccgccaagtcgtccagctcagctcctgcaagaggggcgtagccaaagttcagtagctgccacgctgaatttaagtcaatctacagtttgcagagtttaccagaggttccaacggactggatcctttacttcaagaccaagaagcggccgcaaaaagtgtacatcagagagggacgaccgcttcattgtcacaacatctctccgagatcgacacctgacaagcgttgccatccagcagcgtctgcgtgagatacgaggagtggctgccagtgagtggacaataagaagaagacttaagaaagcgaacttgacacccaggagggtcgcgccacggcccccgccaggcacgaaaaccagctctgttcgcgcgtcgtaggaaacgtcgtcccagaacatcacggatccaccgccataggcgaccctttcggagaagcaacattgggcgaaccgttcttctggccttctgtagactcttcctcttcggtcacatccattcaagcatattctgcacacgtccgagaagagaactggggtccattgctcaatggtccagtccatatgattttctgcaaactctcttcgggctgtacggtgtcgcgccagcaatctgggccccgttgcaggcctcctgggtgtcaagttcgctttcttaagtcttcttattgtccactcactggcagccactcctcgtatctcacgcagacgctgctggatggcaacgcttgtcaggtgtcgatctcggagagatgttgtgacaatgaagcggtcgtccctctctgatgtacactttttgcggccgcttcttggtcttgaagtaaaggatccagtccgttggaacctctggtaaactctgcaaactgtagattgacttaaattcagcgtggcagctactgaacgttggctacgcccctcttgcaggagctgagctggacgacttggcggacttcagcttcagtggtttccatttttcacaggtcttctttacgggaaaatatgcagaaatgtgtaccggtcaatttctgataagtgactgataacaacccctcccctaccccccgttttataggggtcaagggcaactcgtgcgcgtgataacacgaaacaactcacaaatcgggaaaatgccgataatttgaaaaatactgggccgttttccatgttttttaacttttcgtaaagctaaaacttcaagggacatgatcccattaaaataattgatcaaaattaatgggtttacaaaattattgggtgcagttgaaaaaattttgtatttctgtgtttacctgtgacttcgtaacgccgaaacggatgaaccgattttgatgtagtttcttttgtttgatagctggcttcactgcggtgattttttaggtatattttattaaaatcggtctagccgttttgaagatattctgcatttcgtcatactagtatggttattttgttattttaaggttatacaagtacttatagcttgaataccgtccaacttataataaaacacataagaccatttttgttctaaatttaatgaggattaattctgtccttgacacttttttgatatctattatagttttcgtgagaatgccaaaaaactaccaacggggacacatttcaaggtgggggggggtcgagcgtcaggtggagggggggggagtggtgcattttaaacagtacacctagacgtatcacgtcacacaggtttgaaaactatattaatttgtttgtctgaaaacatataatgactgtattaaTAATTAGTGTAATCGATGTGATAAGTTTAATTTAACATTGACTGTTAAACTTCACGCTGCACTTCATTTCGCTACCATTCCATTCGACAGAAGAGTTACGGCCCTAAGTAATATGAACATTACACGACATAATACCGTAAAGGTATAAAAGTTTGCcgtttaacataactttgcccaccgcgttacagttcagtaaaagcgtAATAAGTTAAAAGTAGTTACATATACACTTTCTGAAGATGATGAAGAATACACAAAGTAGTAACATAAGTAGTAGTAAGTGTAGTAGTAGAGTTGTATTTAGGTACTAATTAACTTGTGAATCTTATCAATATATATCTGTGTTATGTTTTAGATGGTTCGACCGGTAAGCCGAAGATGATCCACGCCTTGCGGCGCGGTGCGTCCGTCATTAAAGCGTCCATGCCCAAGATCCGAGACGTCAACGTCATTGACACGTACTCGCGCGTCATATTTCCCGTCTCTTTCCTAATATTTAATGCCGTTTACTGGAccttctacatctttgattgaACTCATATTTATTAtgggaaaaaaaactaaaaccgATAGAATTGCAAGTCCAGGAATTCGGATCTAATGGGAATAAGGATAGAAAACAACTCGTCTGAGATCAAATGCACAATTGGAATTAAAGTAACCTTTATTTAAAGTATGTT
This genomic interval carries:
- the LOC134666570 gene encoding gamma-aminobutyric acid receptor subunit beta-like, which produces MRPRHQRLAPALALARLLPLVFSLVRAQNERAAAAADRLENVTHTVSRILDGYDIRLRPNFGGDPLYVGMDLTIASFDAISEVNMDYTITLYLNQYWKDERLGFGLQDEVLTLSGDFADKIWVPDTFFANDKNSFLHDVTERNKLVRLGGDGSITYGMRFTATLACMMDLHYYPLDSQNCTVEIESYGYTVSDVVMYWKETPVRGVEDAELPQFTILGHETNDRIEKLATGVYQRLSLSFKLRRNIGYFVFQTYLPCILIVMLSWVSFWINHEATSARVALGITTVLTMTTISTGVRSSLPRISYVKAIDIYLVMCFVFVFAALLEYAAVNYTYWGARARKRAKLKKGEMSTSTSVEKDLKCSGGSRTPEEIIALRECTSSAGRVSPLFGLRSKPLPAAAGAPPSLRLQRDHTHLRYRTRPHSRNSKNGSTGKPKMIHALRRGASVIKASMPKIRDVNVIDTYSRVIFPVSFLIFNAVYWTFYIFD